TTTTCGCTTGGTCTTGTCCAATAATATAACTATCTAATTCATTTACAATTTCTTTTGGTGTTTTTTCTCGGTTAGCCATAAAATTAACATTCCTCCACATTGATATCATGGTTTGTAAAGATGCAAATATCAGCTGCAATGTTTAAAGCATTTTCCGCAATTTCTTTAGCAGATAGCTTATCACTAGCATATTTGCGCATTGCTCTAGCTGAAGCTAAGGCAAAGTTTCCACCTGAACCAATCGCTAAAATGCCGTCATCAGGCGTGATTACTTCTCCTGTTCCTGAAACTAAAAGCATTTCTTCTTTGTTCATAACAATTAGCATCGCTTCTAATTTTTGCATTGAACGTTGCGTACGCCATTCTTGCGCTAGCTCAACAGCAGCACGTTGCAAGTTCCCATGAAATTCATTTAGTTTTTCTTCAAATTTTTCTTCTAAAGTAAAGGCATCAGCCACACTTCCGGCAAAGCCGACAACGACTTCTCCATTATAGATACGACGAACTTTTTGAGCTGTGCCTTTCATGACAACTTGTTCGCCCATAGTTACTTGGCCATCACCAGCCATAGCAAGTTTACCATCTTTTTCGACAGCACAAATAGTTGTTGAATGAAATTGTGATTCCATATTCCTTGTTCCTCCTCATTTAAACCAAGTTTAAGCTCTTGGATGAAATTGTCGATAATTTTTTTGTAAATTTTCTTTGGTTACATGGGTATAAATTTGGGTTGTTGATAAATTAGTATGCCCTAATAACTCTTGTACCGTCCGTAGATCTGCCCCATTATTTAATAAATGAGTAGCAAATGTATGACGTAGCATATGCGGATGAATTTGTGAGTTTAAGCTGCTCTTTTTTATCACTTGATTTAGCGCATACTCAATACCCGTTGAAGTGATACCATCACCTAAACGGTTAACAAAGACAAAGTTATGCTCTTTATGATATTTTTCCAGCAAAAAAGAACGCCCTTCAGATAAATACACTTCTAAAGCTTCTTGTGCATATGCTCCAAACGGCACATAACGATCTTTATTTCCTTTCCCATGAATAAATAATACGCTGTTTTCCCAATCGATTTGTTCAAGAGTTAATTGCGCACATTCACTAACACGTAACCCTGAACCATATAAAACTTCTAATAACGCACGATCTCTTTGCTGTAGTGGTTTTGTTCCTTGTACGTTATCAAACAACGTTTCTATTTCTTTTTCGTAAAAGAAACGCGGAAGTTTGATATTCTTTTTTTTCAAATGAATATAAGAAAAAGGATTCTCTTCTATCACTTCTTGTTTTAACAAATAGTGATAGAAAGAACGCAAACTGGCAATTTTGCGACTGACAGTATTCCGGCTAAAATTTTTTTCACTTAATTCACCTAAATAAACACGCACATCGCGATGATCTATTTGTAAGTAATTCTCATCCCCAGAGTTTTTTAAAAAGACAAGAAAATTTGTTATATCTTCTTCATATGCTTCTTTTGTTTTTTCAGAATATCCACGTTCTACCAGGAGATAGC
This region of Tetragenococcus osmophilus genomic DNA includes:
- the hslV gene encoding ATP-dependent protease subunit HslV; its protein translation is MESQFHSTTICAVEKDGKLAMAGDGQVTMGEQVVMKGTAQKVRRIYNGEVVVGFAGSVADAFTLEEKFEEKLNEFHGNLQRAAVELAQEWRTQRSMQKLEAMLIVMNKEEMLLVSGTGEVITPDDGILAIGSGGNFALASARAMRKYASDKLSAKEIAENALNIAADICIFTNHDINVEEC
- the xerC gene encoding tyrosine recombinase XerC; the protein is MTKDWLNEYYRYLLVERGYSEKTKEAYEEDITNFLVFLKNSGDENYLQIDHRDVRVYLGELSEKNFSRNTVSRKIASLRSFYHYLLKQEVIEENPFSYIHLKKKNIKLPRFFYEKEIETLFDNVQGTKPLQQRDRALLEVLYGSGLRVSECAQLTLEQIDWENSVLFIHGKGNKDRYVPFGAYAQEALEVYLSEGRSFLLEKYHKEHNFVFVNRLGDGITSTGIEYALNQVIKKSSLNSQIHPHMLRHTFATHLLNNGADLRTVQELLGHTNLSTTQIYTHVTKENLQKNYRQFHPRA